The Phormidium sp. PBR-2020 DNA segment GCTGGGCAGTTAAGCCAAAAGGCATCGTTGTAGCAAAGCCCAGGGTTAGGTTTTTGCCAATGTAGTAGTAACTGGCGGTATGACCGCATTCCACGGTTCCTCCCTCAACCGCATCCATCACTTGTAACGCCGGAACTAATTCACCGGCAGCATAGGGAGTAATCGTAAACCGGCCATTGGTCATCTCACTGACGCGACGGCAGACGGTTTGTGCCCCACCATAGATGGTATCGAGGGACGGCGGCCAACTCGTGGCCATGCGCCAGTTGACCCGGGGCAGAGAACTGGCATCTGTTCCTGTTCCGGCGGTTTCGGCACAAGCGGCGAGGGCGGAGACAGTAGCAGCACTTACGGCGCTTCGAGTCACAAAAGCTCGGCGTTTCATAGCAACTTGGGTAATTTAAGCGGGTTTAAGATAGTTTTTGAGTTTAACAGCTTTTTAAGTCCTATCAAGTTTTTTGCCAAAGACGTTAAGTCTTTTTTCGTTAACGAGCTGTTTCGCGAATTTCTGAGTTTTAATGAAAATGAGGCGGTTTACTTGACCGTTTCGCTCTTGGGTCGGTCATTCCCGGCTCACCCGTTTAATAAACTGTTCTACTTAATAAACCGTAATAAAAAAGTCATTATGGTCATCAAACGTCCCAGTCAACTCACACAACTTCTTTGGGACTTTTATCGCGAGAATCCCGAAGAACTTCAGCAGTTGAAAATTTTACAGCACTGTCAGGTTTTCCGCTTCTGGGGAGCCTTTTGTATCCGCGTGCAAACCCCCGCTATGGCCCAACGCATCCACGATCTCATTCCGGTTGTTGAGGCCCCCATCGAAGCCCTACGCCTCGCGAAACAGGTGAAAATTTTGGTCGGCCGTCGCTTAGTCGCCAGTTATCTGGTGGGCACGGATTGCCAGGATTCTCCGGTACGTGAATGGCAGGTTTAGGGGGAAGGCAAGAGGCAATAGGCAGTAGGCAATAGGCAATAGGCAATAGGCAATAACAAAGGGGGGCTATACCAGTTAGGGTATGGCCCCCCTTTGTTAGGGGCGACAGATTTTATCTGTGCTTAGTCGTTTTAAAGAGGACATTTACAAAACCTAAGAACTCTGTTTTTGAAGGTTTTGGCGATTTTTAAGTGTCCATTTTCGATTGTCTGTTAGTCCTTAGAGTTTTGTGCCACATTCAGGACAGAAGTGGTTGGTTGAGGCGTTTTTAGCATTGCAGTTGGGGCAGTAGATTAGCTCAACGGCTTGCTCTAACTTATTCTGTTCGGGGAGTCCGAGCATTTGAGCATTGCTCTTGCCGGGGGCCACCATGGGGTAACAGTTTTCCGTGCGATGAACCCGTACATCCATGACCACTGCCCCGTCATGGGCTAGCATTTCGGCGATCGCATCCTGAAGTTGATCGGAATGGGTGACCTTAATTCCCTTCAAACCATAGGCTTTACAGAGTAATTCCACATCCGGCATCCCCACCTCCATATTAGAGGAGGAATAGCGTTGACCATAGAAGGTTTCTTGCCATTGGCGGACCATCCCCTGCCAACCGTTATTAATAATCACGGTTTTGAAGTTGATGCCGTATTGGGCCATAGTTCCCAGTTCCTGAAGATTCATCTGGAAACTGCCATCCCCACTAATACAAATCACCTCTTCCTCAGGAAGTGCCACCTTCGCACCCATAGCCGCCGGCAGTCCATAACCCATCGTTCCGAGTCCGGCACTAGAAATCCAACGACGGGGACCATTTTTCAGGAATTGAGCGGCCCACATCTGATGTTGACCCACATCGGTGGTGTAATAGGCGTTAGGGGCCTGACGGTGCAACTCCACAATCACCTGCTGCGGTGAGGGTAACTCGGCATATTGGGGAACCTCTAAGGGATAATCCTTGCGCCAGCGGTTGATGCGATCGAGCCAGGGGCGAGTTCGCTCAGACTCCATCCCGACGCCGAGTTCTTTGAGACGACGCAACAAATCAATGAGAACTTGGCGCACATCCCCCACAATGGGAACTTCTGGGGCCCGGTTTTTACCCACTTCGGCGGGGTCAATATCAATATGGATGACCTTGGCGCGAGAGGCGAACTCATCTAATTTCCCGGTCACGCGATCGTCAAATCGTGCTCCCACGGCGATTAACAGATCACATTCGCTGACGGCAAAGTTCGCATAGGCGGTTCCGTGCATTCCCAGCATTCCCACCGAGAGGGGATGATTCTCATCAAACGCGCCTTTCCCCATGAGGGTCGTGGTCACAGGAATTTGGAAATGTTCAGCGAGTTCGAGCAGTTCCCCATGAGCACTAGCGGAAATGGCGCCACCACCGACGTAGAGGAGTGGGGAGTTAGCCTCGCGAATCAGGGCGATCGCCTGTTCAATCTGACGAGGATTCCCCTTCACCGTGGGCCGATAGCCCGGCAGCTTCAGAGAACCCGGCTCAATCGGCGTGTAGTCACATTCCGTCAAGCCCACATCTTTAGGCACATCGATTAACACCGGCCCTGGACGACCCGTACTGGCGATATGGAAGGCCTCCGCCACAATTCTGGCCATATCATTGGGGTTGCGCACCACATAGGAATGCTTAACAATCGGCAGAGTAATGCCAAAAATATCGGTTTCTTGGAAAGCATCCGTACCGATCGCATCGAGAGGAACCTGTCCCGTCACCACTACCATGGGAATTGAGTCCATGTGAGCGGTAGCAATCCCCGTCACCAGGTTCGTTGCACCTGGGCCCGAGGTCCCGAAACAGACTCCCACTTGTCCGGTTGCCCGGGCGTAGCCATCGGCGGCATGAGATGCGCCCTGTTCATGGCGCACCAGGATATGTTGAATCCCACCTTGGGCTTCTGCCCGATATAACTCATCATAGATAGGGAGTATCGCGCCACCGGGATATCCGAAGATATGCCGAACACCATGGCGTTTTAAACTATCTATCAGGGCATAGGCCCCACTCACACGTTGCACTGCGACTCGTTGTAATTGCACGACAGGAACCTCTCGCAAACTCTCGAAAACTAAAACCGTTATCCTACAATTCTACTCAGGTCAAGTTCATTTCGTACAGGACTTTAAAGAAATTCAAGATATGAGGGAATCTCGATAGGATAGAGAGGCTACAGGAGCCTAGCTCAAGGCTGCATCCACTGAATTTTTTGTCTTAAAACCCTATGAATGATCAAACTCCTCAACCCTACTCCTCCCGTCCCAAAGCAGCTCAGGGACTGAGTGAAGAGAAGTATCAACGCTTGGTCGCTGAGGCCAAAGCCCCTTATCGTGGTTTTCGTCTCTTTATCTATGTCAGTTTAGGGGCATCGGGCCTACTTGGAGCCTTCGTTTTTATGGCTCGGGTGGCGGCGGGACAAAATTTGTCGTCTGATCTGCCGAATTTGGCCCTACAACTCGGGGTTGTTGCCTTGATGGTGTGGTTGTTTCGTCGGGAACGTCGATGAAGCCTCTGAGATGGGCTAGGTCACAAGGGTTCGGCTCTTATTATCTCGGGTTGGGTTTCAGTTTGCTTTTATCTGGAGCCATGGCCTTGGTCATCTGGCGCGAGGGCCAAGGGGTCTATCGGATTCAGGATGATGCCCGGCAACATGTGTTCTGGATGCACCGCTTTGGCGATGCTGAGTTGTTTCCCCAAGATTGGATTGCCGATTATTTTCAGTCGGTTGCGCCCTGGGGCTATCGTCATCTCTATGGCCTGGCTGCTCATCTGGGACTGGAACCCTTGAGTTTTAATAAGCTGTTGCCGATTCTCTTGGCCCTGCTGACAACGGTGCTGGTGATGCAGGTGAGTTGGCGACTGTTACCCCTGGCCCCGGTGGGCTTTTTCAGCAGTGTCATTTTAAACCTGAGTCTGTGGATGAAGGATGATCTCGTCTCAGGAACTCCTCGGTCCTTCGCGGTTCCCCTGCTATTGGGGTTTCTTTGGGCCCTGTTGTCTGGAAATATCCTGGCCACGGCGATCGCCGTCCTGGTGACGGGATGGTTCTATCCCCCAATGGTCATCGTCGAGGGAGGGGTTTTACTGTTGCAGGGGTTGGGGATTCCTCAAGCAACGGGCCGCAACCGTACATTGGCTTGGGTGGGCCTGATGGCGGTTGGGGGAGTCCTGCTACCTTACCTCTTGGCCGCCAATCCTTGGCAGCCGGTGTTAACCCGTCAGCAGGGGTTAGCCTTAGCGGAATTAGCCCCTCGGGGACGGAGTGCCTTTTTTTATGAGGATCTGGGGCATTTCTGGTTCAGCAGCGATCGCAGTGGCTTGATTCCTGGCTACACGCCGTTAGTGCTGTGGTTTGGCCTCCCGTTACCGCTGCTGTTGCGGTTTCGACAAGGGTTTCCCTTACTCTCCCAAGTTCGGGGAACCTCTGTTCTCGGGCAACTGCTGCTGTCGAGTGTGGGCAGCTTTCTGTTGGCCCATCTGTTGCTGTTTCGTTTACATCTACCCAGTCGCTACACCCATCACAGTTTCCGAGTGCTGTTGTCCTTGGCGGCGGGAATAGTGCTGGTGGCGATCGCCCACTCGGTCTTCCGTCCATCCTCTCAAAAAGGCGTTACGATGATCCTCAAACGCCTCTTAACGGTCTTCTTACTGGTGTCCGTCATCGCCTCTCCCCTCTGGTTACAGGATTCCTTCCAAACGGCCTACTACGACGGAACCGCCCCCAAACTCTATGAGTATCTACAAACCACCCCCAAAGACAGTCGAGTTGGGGGCATAGACGGGGAATTAGACAACATCCCCAGTTTTGGCAAACGAGGGATCTTGATGGGTCTCGAATACATGATTCCCTATCATTGGGGCTATTATGCTCGGGTGCGCGATCGCTTCATTGCCCTCATCAACGCCCAATACAGTCCCAACCCGCAGCAGGTTCGTGAGTTTCTCCGGGAGTATCCCCTCGACTATTGGCTAATTCGCCGCGATGACTTCACCCTAGATTACCTACAACAGCACTATTGGCTCAATCGCATGGCTAGTTCCCCCCGTCAAGAGGATGCTCTCGTCCAAGCCATTCAACGAGCCTTCGAGACCTTAGAACAGGGTCAAACCCCAGTCCTGGCCAACTTCGGCGATCGCTGCGATGTCGCCGCCAGTCCTCACTATTGGCTCCTCGATCGCACCTGCATTCTAGACCAATTCAGGCCAGAGACTTGACAGCCCCCCCCATTACCCCCTATGATAAACTCATAATGATTATGAGTTAACTGAAACACCGTTAACTGCACAGCGTCATTACACTGTTACTATAAGGAGTTCAACGCATATGTTACAGGACAAAACCGGACAACGAGTCCCCGAAGTCACCTTCCGTACCCGTCAAGATGGTGAATGGAAAGACGTCGAGAGCAAAGACATCTTCAACGGCAGAAACGTGATTGTCTTCGCCCTTCCCGGTGCCTTCACCCCCACCTGTTCTTCCAGCCACCTCCCCGGCTACAACCAGCTTGCCAGCACCTTCAAAGCCAGTGGTGTCGATGAGATTGTCTGTCTATCCGTGAATGACACCTTCGTCATGAACGAATGGGCCAAAGACCAAGAATGTGACAACGTCACCCTGATTCCCGACGGAAATGGCGACTTCACCGAGCAAATGGGAATGCTCGTAGACAAAGCCGATCTCGGGTTCGGCAAACGCTCCTGGCGTTACTCGATGTACGTCAAAGATGGCGTCATCGACAAAATGTTCATCGAACCCGAAGAACCCGGAGACCCCTTCAAAGTCTCCGACGCTGAAACCATGTTGGGCTACATCAACCCCCAAGCCAAGCCCAAACACGTCTCCCTGTTCTCCAAAGTGGGATGCCCCTTCTGCGCCCAAGCCAAATCCCTCCTCAATGATAAAGGCTGGGACTACGAAGAAATCGTCATTGGTCGCGATGCCTCCACCGCTTCCCTCAAAGCCATGACCGGCAAGACATCTGCCCCTCAAGTCTTTGTCGATGGTCAACTGGTGGGAGGTTCCGAAGAACTCGAAGCCTATCTCAAGACGGCATAATCGCCCAGCCTTGAGGCTTGACCTCAACTATCCGGGATTCCCCCATGATGGGAGTCCCGGATATTTCCCTTAAAAAAATTGGTTGCACCCTATTGCACCCTATAAGATAGCGAGAGCCATTTGAGCCGTTCCTGGCAACACTTTCTGGCAACGCGTTGATACAGATACAAGAGGACTTACAGCTATGACATACGACTTTGACTTATTTGTGATTGGGGCCGGTTCTGGGGGCATCGCCACCGCTCGCCGTGCAGCAGAATATGGAGCGAAGGTGGGGATTGCTGAAGATGATCGCCTAGGGGGAACCTGTGTCAACCGGGGCTGTGTTCCCAAAAAGCTCATGGTTTACGCCTCCCACTTCCCAGAGCATTTCCATGATGCCGTGGGATATGGTTGGAGTGCGGTGCAGAGTCAACTGGACTGGCCGAAAATGATTAAGGCCGTCAACGATGAGGTGACTCGTCTCAATGGCATCTATCAGCGAATGCTGGATAAGTCCGAGGTGCAGGTCTTTCGGGAGTCGGCGCGGTTTGTGGACTCTCATACCGTCCAAGTGGGCGATCGCCAAGTCACGGCCGACAAAATCCTGATTGCCGTCGGCGGAAAACCGGTTAAACCCAACATTCCCGGCTTAGAACACGCCATCACCTCCGATGAGATGTTCCATCTTCCCCAACAGCCGAACCATTTAGTGGTTCTCGGTGGCGGCTATATCGGGGTTGAGTTTGCCTGTATCCTGCGAGGCTTAGGATCTGAAGTGACAGTGGTGATTCGCCGCGAGAAGATTCTCAACGGCTTTGATGAGGATCTGCGCGATTGTATTCAAGAGGGAATGGCCAACCATGGCATTCGCATCCTCAACAACACCAACATTACCTCCGTGGAGAAACAGGAGGATGGAACCTTGAAACTGAATTTAGACAGTGATGAGGGTAGTATTATCGCCGATACCATCACCCTCTCCGCCACCGGCCGCAAACCCCGTTTAGAGGGATTAGGGTTAGAGAATACCCAGGTTGAGGTGAAGAAGGGGGCGATCGCCGTCGATCAGTATAGTCAAACCGCCGAACCTCATATCTTCGCGGTCGGGGACTGCACCGATCGCGTCAACCTGACCCCAGTGGCCATCAACGAGGGTCGTGTCTTTGCCGATACCCACTTTGGCGGCAAATCGCGGCAAATGAGTTATGAGAACATCCCCACAGCCGTGTTCTCCTCCCCCGAAGCTTCTACCGTTGGCTTAACCGAAGCCGAGGCCCGGGAGCAGTATGGGGATAACATCAAAGTTTTCCGTTCCAAGTTCCGGCCCATGTATCATACCTTAGGGGGACGAGAAGAACGGACGCTCATGAAACTGGTAGTTGATAGCCAGAGCGATCGCGTGCTTGGGGCCCATATGGTGGGAGAAAGTGCCGCTGAGATTATTCAAGGGGTAGCGATCGCCGTCAAAATGGGAGCCACCAAAGCTGATTTTGATGCCACCGTGGGCATTCACCCCAGTTCTGCCGAAGAATTTGTCACCATGCGTTAAATCGAGATTGCAACTGTAGGCAATTTCCGAGCAGTCCGCGATCCATTGACCCATTCACCGGCGGTTCTCACGAGGGCAATCTCAAAAGAACCGCCTCTTTCTTAATGATTCGTTCTAGTTATGCCCGCCGCACCCTATCCTGACAATGAAGCCGAACGCCAACAGGCTCTAGAGCAATATAACCTGCTCGATAGTCTGCCCGAACAGGACTTTGACGACATCACCATTTTGGCCGCTCAGATTTGCCAGACCCCCATCGCCTTAGTGAGTTTAATTGACCGCGATCGCCAGTGGTTCAAGTCCAAAGTTGGCCTGGATGCCGAGGAAACCCCCCGAGATCAGGCCTTTTGCGCTCATGCCATTCTGGAGCCAAGCAACGTTCTCGTCGTTCCCAATGCCGAGGCCGATCCTCGCTTTGCTGACAATCCCCTCGTCACCGGCGGCCCTCAAATTCGCTTCTATGCCGGCGCTCCCCTGCAAACTCCCGAGGGCCAGGCGATCGGCACTCTCTGCACCATTGATAGCCAACCCCGAGAAATCACACCGGCGCAAATCCAGGCATTACAGGCTCTGAGTCGTCAAGTCGTGGCTCAAATGGAGTTACGGCGCAACGTCAAACAGCTCCGCCACACCTTAAAGCAATTACAGCGCACCCAAGCTAGCTTGATTCAGACCGAAAAGATGTCAGCCTTGGGACGATTTGTGGCGGGAATTGCCCA contains these protein-coding regions:
- the ilvB gene encoding biosynthetic-type acetolactate synthase large subunit; translation: MQLQRVAVQRVSGAYALIDSLKRHGVRHIFGYPGGAILPIYDELYRAEAQGGIQHILVRHEQGASHAADGYARATGQVGVCFGTSGPGATNLVTGIATAHMDSIPMVVVTGQVPLDAIGTDAFQETDIFGITLPIVKHSYVVRNPNDMARIVAEAFHIASTGRPGPVLIDVPKDVGLTECDYTPIEPGSLKLPGYRPTVKGNPRQIEQAIALIREANSPLLYVGGGAISASAHGELLELAEHFQIPVTTTLMGKGAFDENHPLSVGMLGMHGTAYANFAVSECDLLIAVGARFDDRVTGKLDEFASRAKVIHIDIDPAEVGKNRAPEVPIVGDVRQVLIDLLRRLKELGVGMESERTRPWLDRINRWRKDYPLEVPQYAELPSPQQVIVELHRQAPNAYYTTDVGQHQMWAAQFLKNGPRRWISSAGLGTMGYGLPAAMGAKVALPEEEVICISGDGSFQMNLQELGTMAQYGINFKTVIINNGWQGMVRQWQETFYGQRYSSSNMEVGMPDVELLCKAYGLKGIKVTHSDQLQDAIAEMLAHDGAVVMDVRVHRTENCYPMVAPGKSNAQMLGLPEQNKLEQAVELIYCPNCNAKNASTNHFCPECGTKL
- a CDS encoding glutathione peroxidase, which encodes MLQDKTGQRVPEVTFRTRQDGEWKDVESKDIFNGRNVIVFALPGAFTPTCSSSHLPGYNQLASTFKASGVDEIVCLSVNDTFVMNEWAKDQECDNVTLIPDGNGDFTEQMGMLVDKADLGFGKRSWRYSMYVKDGVIDKMFIEPEEPGDPFKVSDAETMLGYINPQAKPKHVSLFSKVGCPFCAQAKSLLNDKGWDYEEIVIGRDASTASLKAMTGKTSAPQVFVDGQLVGGSEELEAYLKTA
- a CDS encoding DUF3493 domain-containing protein; translated protein: MNDQTPQPYSSRPKAAQGLSEEKYQRLVAEAKAPYRGFRLFIYVSLGASGLLGAFVFMARVAAGQNLSSDLPNLALQLGVVALMVWLFRRERR
- the gor gene encoding glutathione-disulfide reductase, translated to MTYDFDLFVIGAGSGGIATARRAAEYGAKVGIAEDDRLGGTCVNRGCVPKKLMVYASHFPEHFHDAVGYGWSAVQSQLDWPKMIKAVNDEVTRLNGIYQRMLDKSEVQVFRESARFVDSHTVQVGDRQVTADKILIAVGGKPVKPNIPGLEHAITSDEMFHLPQQPNHLVVLGGGYIGVEFACILRGLGSEVTVVIRREKILNGFDEDLRDCIQEGMANHGIRILNNTNITSVEKQEDGTLKLNLDSDEGSIIADTITLSATGRKPRLEGLGLENTQVEVKKGAIAVDQYSQTAEPHIFAVGDCTDRVNLTPVAINEGRVFADTHFGGKSRQMSYENIPTAVFSSPEASTVGLTEAEAREQYGDNIKVFRSKFRPMYHTLGGREERTLMKLVVDSQSDRVLGAHMVGESAAEIIQGVAIAVKMGATKADFDATVGIHPSSAEEFVTMR